A window from Synechococcus sp. RSCCF101 encodes these proteins:
- a CDS encoding RpoD/SigA family RNA polymerase sigma factor: protein MVVTAAPAANERKSVRSVGSAARSVQPLDGDLVRSYLRDIGRVPLLSHEQEITLGRQVQELMALEEMEQELEMRSGEKPTRERLAREAGLSVPMLRRRLHAGRRAKERMVSANLRLVVSVAKKYTKRNMELLDLIQEGTIGLVRGVEKFDPTRGYKFSTYAYWWIRQGITRAIAEKSRTIRLPIHITETLNKLKRGQRELSQELGRTPTVTELAASVELPEEEVKELMCRARQPVSLEMKVGDGDDTELLELLSGDGELLSEQVDGECLKGDLRALLEQLPDLQGRVLKMRYGIDVEEPMSLTGIGRVLDMSRDRVRNLERDGLRGLRRLSDAVEDYVAC, encoded by the coding sequence ATGGTCGTCACAGCAGCCCCTGCAGCGAACGAACGGAAGAGCGTGCGGAGCGTGGGTTCCGCGGCCCGCAGCGTGCAGCCTCTGGATGGTGATCTGGTGCGGAGCTACCTGCGGGACATCGGCCGCGTGCCGCTGCTGTCGCACGAGCAGGAGATCACGCTGGGCCGTCAGGTGCAGGAGCTGATGGCGCTGGAGGAGATGGAGCAGGAGCTGGAGATGCGCAGCGGCGAGAAGCCGACACGGGAGCGTCTGGCCCGTGAGGCGGGGCTGTCGGTGCCGATGCTGCGGCGGCGGCTGCATGCGGGCCGCCGCGCCAAGGAGCGGATGGTGTCGGCGAATCTGCGCCTGGTGGTGAGCGTGGCGAAGAAGTACACCAAGCGGAACATGGAGCTTCTGGACCTGATCCAGGAGGGAACGATCGGCCTGGTGCGTGGCGTGGAGAAGTTCGACCCGACGCGTGGCTACAAGTTCAGCACCTATGCGTACTGGTGGATCCGCCAGGGGATCACGCGGGCGATTGCGGAGAAGAGCCGCACGATCCGGCTGCCGATCCACATCACCGAGACGCTGAACAAGCTGAAGCGCGGCCAGCGTGAGCTGAGCCAGGAGCTGGGCCGGACGCCGACGGTGACGGAACTGGCGGCGTCGGTGGAGCTGCCGGAGGAGGAGGTGAAGGAGCTGATGTGCCGTGCGCGTCAGCCGGTGAGCCTGGAGATGAAGGTGGGCGACGGGGATGACACGGAGCTGCTGGAGCTGCTGAGCGGCGATGGGGAACTGCTGAGCGAGCAGGTGGATGGTGAGTGCCTGAAGGGGGACCTGCGTGCGCTGCTGGAGCAGCTGCCGGACCTGCAGGGCCGTGTGCTGAAGATGCGGTACGGGATCGACGTGGAGGAGCCGATGAGCCTCACCGGCATCGGCCGGGTTCTCGACATGAGCCGCGACCGGGTCCGCAATCTCGAGCGCGATGGCCTGCGGGGTCTGCGTCGTCTCAGCGATGCCGTGGAGGACTACGTCGCCTGCTGA
- the mgtE gene encoding magnesium transporter — protein MDEATRSVSGSTATGTAAATVTGTQLTELVTQQLRAMLRAGNYDAVKLLLQPVQPVDIAEAIGGLPETLQALAFRLLAKDEAIEVYEYLDATVQQGLLERLRSGEVLELVEEMSPDDRVRLFDELPAKVVRRLLMELSPAERRVTAQLLGYESGTAGRLMTTEFIDLKEFHSADQALTIVRRRAADTETVYSLYVTDGERHLTGIISLRDLVMADPEARIGDVMTREVVSVSTDTDQEEVARSIQRYDFLALPVVDREQRLVGIVTVDDVIDVIEQEATRDLYAAGAVQAGDEDDYFQSNLFTVARRRVVWLSVLVVANGFTSEVIALREDVLQKVVVLAAFIPLLIGTGGNVGAQSSTVVIRGLSTQRIQALGKFRAIWREAAAGALLGLLMLVLVVPFAWWRGDGPLVGMAVGISLMAITILAATAGAALPLLFDRMGLDPALMSAPFITTATDVAGVFIYLQTAGWLLQWWTVS, from the coding sequence ATGGATGAGGCCACCCGGAGTGTCTCCGGCTCGACGGCGACCGGCACAGCCGCCGCCACGGTCACCGGCACGCAGCTCACCGAACTGGTGACCCAGCAGCTGCGGGCCATGCTGCGGGCCGGCAACTATGACGCGGTCAAGCTGCTGCTGCAGCCGGTCCAGCCTGTGGACATCGCCGAGGCGATCGGAGGCCTGCCCGAGACCCTCCAGGCCCTCGCCTTCCGGCTGCTGGCCAAGGACGAGGCGATCGAGGTCTACGAGTATCTCGACGCGACCGTGCAGCAGGGCCTGCTGGAACGGTTGCGCTCCGGCGAGGTGCTGGAACTGGTGGAGGAGATGTCACCCGATGACCGGGTGCGGCTGTTCGATGAACTCCCGGCCAAGGTGGTGCGCCGTCTGCTGATGGAGCTCAGCCCGGCCGAGCGCCGTGTGACCGCCCAGTTGCTGGGATACGAGTCGGGAACCGCCGGTCGTCTGATGACGACCGAGTTCATCGATCTGAAGGAATTCCACAGTGCCGATCAGGCGCTGACGATCGTGCGTCGCCGGGCGGCCGACACCGAGACGGTGTACAGCCTGTACGTGACCGATGGCGAGCGCCATCTGACCGGGATCATCTCCCTGCGCGATCTGGTGATGGCCGACCCGGAGGCCCGGATCGGGGACGTGATGACCCGGGAGGTGGTGAGCGTCAGCACCGACACCGATCAGGAGGAGGTGGCCCGAAGCATCCAGCGCTACGACTTCCTCGCTCTGCCGGTGGTGGACCGGGAGCAGCGACTGGTGGGAATCGTCACCGTCGATGACGTGATCGACGTGATCGAGCAGGAGGCCACACGCGACCTCTACGCGGCCGGCGCCGTTCAGGCCGGCGACGAGGACGACTACTTCCAGAGCAACCTGTTTACGGTGGCCCGCCGCCGGGTGGTCTGGCTCTCCGTGCTGGTGGTGGCCAACGGCTTCACCTCCGAGGTGATCGCGCTGAGGGAGGACGTGCTCCAGAAGGTGGTGGTTCTGGCAGCGTTCATTCCCCTGCTGATCGGCACCGGAGGCAACGTTGGTGCCCAGAGCTCCACGGTGGTGATCCGGGGCCTGAGCACCCAGCGCATCCAGGCCCTCGGCAAGTTCCGCGCCATCTGGCGGGAGGCGGCGGCTGGAGCGCTGCTGGGCCTGCTGATGCTCGTGCTGGTCGTTCCCTTCGCCTGGTGGCGCGGCGATGGTCCATTGGTGGGCATGGCCGTCGGCATCAGCCTGATGGCGATCACGATCCTGGCGGCCACGGCCGGGGCGGCCCTGCCCCTGCTCTTCGATCGGATGGGGCTCGATCCGGCCCTGATGTCCGCTCCCTTCATCACCACCGCCACCGACGTGGCGGGCGTGTTCATCTACCTGCAGACCGCGGGCTGGCTGCTCCAGTGGTGGACGGTGTCCTGA